Below is a window of Trichosurus vulpecula isolate mTriVul1 chromosome 4, mTriVul1.pri, whole genome shotgun sequence DNA.
TACAATTCTCAACCACTCAGAAATCAAGgcattcttccttctcttgtgCAGCTTGAGATTTCTGATGACTATCATGTGAGACAGCTTCATTTTAAAAGCCACTAGCAACAGGAATGGTCTTTTGCAAAagcaaatgaaacaaataaacaatggGGCTTAATCCCAACCTcccaaaatacatttttcttaggTCAGGAGGAAATACGATGAAAAGAAGGCTTTGATGATTTGTTAAATTACCACCCAGATGGGAAGACTGTGCTACTAGTAATACTGTCCTACTAGGAATAACTGGAACAATCGCTTATTTGCTTCCCCACATTATTCATTTTTACCGTTTCCCCCTCCCAAACCCCCATATAGATCCTTGTTAAATCAAACTCCACAGGGGCAGTTTGACTACTGTAGTAGAGGGGAGGGACACAGGAGAGAAACAGCTTTtttttgaaataagaaaaaagtgagaagagGGACCATCTGTCCTTCCACCTACAACTATATGTTATGATTCCTAAGGTGGTGGTCAGTGTGGGGACAGATGGTAAGATAGGGGAGAGATGTGGTAGGGaccagggagaaggaagggactgACTACTGCTTGCTTTTGTGGATAACCTCCTTTTACTCCTTGGTTTTGTATTGGACTGCCACAATCTTCACAGTTTTGACCAtggtctctcctttccccctttcccttagaATTGCGTGGACTTGATGCATTTCAAATTCTCACCCAAATCATACACAGTTGAACACCTTCAGGCAGATTCCAATCCACAACTTCTTCAGACAGACTCTTGTGATATTTCACAGCCCCACTAAGGCTATTGCCATGGTCTGCAATCAGAACATGCTTTGGTTCCTTAATCTTAGGAACAATTGCCTCATTCCCAAAGGGAAAGCCTTCCACAAAGCCTTTGCAATTGTGGTGTTTGGGGTTTCACTGGAAGGTAGTTGATCCTCCTTAAGATCTGCATAGATGCGGTCCTTACTGATGTTGCTATAGGAGAGGGGTGGTTGGCCTCCAATGGATGTTATAAGATATCTAGGAGAGTCACCAGATCTTCACGTGGCCCCTCATTATGCTTAGTAgccttctctgcttctctttcccttGTACCTACCATATCTCTCTCCTATGTGACCATCTCTTCCCACACTGACCACCACCTTAGGAATCATAGAATATAGTTGTAGGTGGGAGGACAGATGGtccctcttctcattttctttcttatttcaaaaAAGACTGTTTCTCTCCTGTGTTTCTCCCCCCACTACATTAGTCAAACTGCCCCTGTGTAGTTTGATTCAATAAGGACCTATATGGAGGTTTGGGAGGGAAAAGCAGTAAGAAAAGATTCCTGTAGTGCTATCGATTGAGGCAAAAAGTCCCTAAGGCAAGTAAACCTGGTCAACGACATCTAACACTGTCCAAAGGGTATAACTTGCTGGCTTctgaactacaagaaagaagataGCAAAATCATAGCCAGTATGTCCCAGAGCTAAAGCACTGTGCTTGCACTACTGGTTCCCTGTGCTCAAGTCCAGGATGTACCATCTCACTGATGATGACCATGAGATGATAAGTAACCATGGTAGGGCTCTGGTTCTAGAGTCTGAGCTCTGGGGTATTAAACTCTGAGATACAGGTAGTGGTTGGTTGGCCGGTCTTATCTTGTTTTCTTCTTAGAGGCAAGAGCAACTACAACATTTTCcaagttttttgtgttttttttcacttgggaaatatagaaaaaaagaggtgAATCAATAACCATCCCTCAAAGACTTTCCATATCATTGCTATGACTCTAGGCTTTAACAAGGGGCTTGTTTCAAACTGTGTACCCCTTGGGCTTTTCCTCCTTGCAAAATATGTGCCAAATAAGGGGAATTCTGTCTTTCCTTGTCCTGGGACTTTACTATTTCCAACTTTCTTGAGTCTATATTAAGGCAAAATAGGGGAAGAGCTCAGAATTTAGAAATAAGTAAATAAGCAAACATGGAAAAGTGCTTATTTTTTAACTTGTAGGTGGCAAGATAAAGAAAGATTAGAAACTCCTAGTTTCAATGATAGATCTAGATTTGTTTTGATCAATTGTACAGAAATTAGTTGTGTAAACATCTGTTTTAAATTCTAAGAACAATAGAAAACAATTTACTGACCAAGTGCAGGGTATGTGGTCTTTAAGGGATAGTCACACACCTGATGTTCTTGGAAAGAAACTTCCCTTTGTATAATTTTTTCTCCCAAGATGGGTAGGGTTTTTTAATCTAAGCCTCCCAGGAATACAATCAGTATCAGAATGACAAGTATCAGAGTGAGTCATTAAGATTTAATTCTGGCTCAGGCACTATGTATAAGGTAGGTACAAATATCTTTGTCGCATATTCCTAGGCTGTTTCTCATTAGCCAAGATAGACATACCCAGCATGACTTAGACTATGGTTGCCTGACTTTTTACCTTTTTGTTCCACTaccatttttaaattcaaaacatttggagacagaagaagcTTAGAGATAAACTGGTCCaacattattcttttttatttaactccttgtttttttccaatgaacatttgtttttcaacattcttttccaaAATACATgtaatttctctccttcccacccccacttctatcaaggaataaaaagagagaagaaaaacaaaactggtaTAAGAAATATAcatactcaagcaaaacaaattccctcattggccaagtccaaaaaataaatgtctcattctgcatcttgagtccaatCTCCTCTCAGTCAGGAAGTCTGTAGTGTGTTTTACTGCTAGTCCGATGGattcatggttggtcattgcactggTGAGAGTTTTAAGTCTCTCCaggttgtttgtctttaaaatctttttattattgtatagattgttctcctgataccattcacttcactcagtagcaattcatacacacacatatataatatctatatacaGTACAGAGTAGGAGTGGAatggggggggcagctaggtggcacagtgagtagagcaccagccctggagtcagaaggacatgagttcaaatctggcctcagacacttgacacatacattagctgtgtgaccttgggcaagtcacttaacctcaactgccctgccaaaaaacaaaaaaaagaaaggagtggaATGGGACAGCAATGTGGTAGAGTGGATACAGcagcagcctggagtcaggaagacctgagttcaaatgtgacctcaactagctgtgtgaccttaggcgagtcacttaaccccaattgctctgccttccccccttccaaagaaaaatgtgacttcaaacacttacttgCTATGCAACCCTAGGGAAGTCACCAACCCTGTTAGCCttggtctcttcatctgtaaaatgagctagagaagaaaatggaaaactacttcaatatctttgccaacacaaccccaaatggggttatgaagagttggctAAGACCTAAATGGCTAAACAACAAGGAGTTGAATAagttattgattgatttattatgATAACAATTTTGGgcactacattttaaaaacaaaatggataataTCCAAAGAAGGGCATCCTGTATTCCATACCCAAacccaaaacccaaaacaaacaaatttgtcttttctctttactAACTCTCTACTGACATAGGaccaattatcatctccatgcagatgattcccaaatttaTATATGCATCAGTCTCCTTTCATTAAGCTCCAGATACAACAGTAACTGCTTTCTGGATATCTCTTTCTAGATGTCCCATAGGTACCTCAAACACAGCATGTAAAGATagaatttatttttcactttaaacTCATccctcttagtttccttatttctccAAAAGGGCAGAAAATCTTCAGGGAAGCATGGGATTTCATCAGACTTCGAAGCACATGTCCCGTGTTGTGAAATGTATTCTTGATTCTTGGTatttagtggaaagagctttAGTCttggatcataagatcatagatttaatccATAAGAGAGAACAGAGGTCATCTTGTCAATTTCTTTTGTGGAGGCAAAAAGACTATGTTTAAGATCTTGTTCTCCTGCCAAAGCGATTTTCCttaaggcacaggtctgatcagGACAGCCCATACTAAATatactctagtggctccctatcaactccggtatcaaatacaaaatcctccatttaagcccttcataacctagtcccttgttcctacctttccagtcttcttacgccTTATTTCCTCTTCATGAACACTTTGATGCTGTTACTATGACCTCCCCACTAttctatgaacaagacactccatctctaagCTCTGGGCAGTTCCTTTGGCTGTCCTGCatacctggaattttctccctcctccgcTCTGAATAATGACCTCCTTGTCTTCCTTTATGTATTAAAtggaatcccaccttctacaagaagtcttccccaacccctctaaaTTCCAGggacttccctctgttaattattttctatttatactctatatagcttgtttgtacatatctgtttgctGGTTATCTCTCTGCTTAGACTTAGCTCCTTGAAGGCTAAAaatgtctttggcctctttttgtatccttagcacttagcatagtttggacacatagcagacacttaataaatgcttattgcctgaaTGGGACTGATTGGTCAGTGAGTATCTATGTGACCATTAAGCAAATCACTCAATCttttttctaagcctcagtttccttatctataagatggagataatagttTTCACTGCCTACCTGACAGGGATATTATAAGTGCTTTGCTAATCTTAAAGTGTTATTGagatgttattgttattttacttttaataaaACTAATTTGACAAcattcaatacacacacacacacacacatacatttcttGTGTTGTTCATATTTTGCCAGGTACACTGGGAGGGAGTATGAATAAAGAGAACAGTAAAAGTTCTCCAAAATTTTCCTGGAGCTCTTCATGTCATGAAAGTCTTTAAATAAAGGTTacatagagacacacacaaatacatataaatatgcacaccTCTACTTTGTTATGTGACATCTAAAAAgtttcaagagacataatttctgaataatttaaacatcttattaataatgccaacattttaataaaaggatggtcctttagccatctctctcttagaccaaggGCTGTGGGCTCAGGCTTATATGCCCATTGGAAGAGGGGTGTTATCAAgggtagcaatcaactctgattggttaacaattaatgagagaatgaatattataataaggAGGCAAACCTTCTCCAATGAACTTTGATTATGACATTTATTTCTAAGTAACCCCCAGTCTGGGGTAGTCTATTCAAAGAATATATCACCAACCAAACCCAAGTAGAATACAATGACTTTCCTGCATGGATGGGGTCTGAACAAGAAAATCTAATCTCTTATCAATAATGTCCTTTAATAGACTTAACTTTTCAAATCAGTACTTTACAAAAAGGGGAAACTCtagatctccccaaatcattggttattaataatcatttttctcagtaAGCTATCTTCATGGTATAATTTAAAAGGCCTCAGGAAGATTCTATTCCGTTCTATTCCATATAACCCCCCAAATATCTCTGCTTTGGACCTACCTATGATGCCTGAAAATTCCAACACAAAAGTTTCATTAGgttaattgttttctcttttgttatattcttttttaaaaaaataaaaatactccaGAGGAAAGCCACACATTTAATCACTAATACTTCAGTGTGCCATAATTAGCTAGAGTTTGAAGTTGTGATAACTCTAAGATGTAGACATATAGCCAATGAAAGAGGCAAAACCAATCAAAACAGGAGCTGAAGCTAAGCACGATTTCACCTACTGTACTTTAGCTTGGCAGAATATCAAGCCCATACAACCTTCAAGTTCTCATACTAGGCCTCCTCACCTTCAGACATTGAGCACTCCCTAGACCAGCCACTGTTTTATCTTCCTCCACACCACTCTTCCTATTACCAGATAGTATCCTATCAAATGCCCAGAGGTACTGAGTTAATTCCCCAATGCCAGCTTATGCATTCCCAACATTCCAGTAGAAAGTAGAAGTTTCtgtctttcaggaaatgatcacAAGGTAAAGATGGATTTCCAAGTGACAGAGATAGTCTACCAATATTAGGACAATCATTCAGGCATTAAAGAAAGTTGGACATATTTGTATGATGCCACAATTTCCAGGCTTTCAGATCCCTGCTGTATATCCTCCAACCTTTGCAAAAGGCATGGaccaagaaacaaaaaatgaaaacaagacaaaacaaagcaGGTTATACTACAGGCTTCAGAGTAAATACCTTACTCCCTTCTTGGTGTTGACCTCCAATAGTAATTACACAAGATGATTTGGTTAAGACACCTTTATTACTCAGCATCTTAATCAGAGCATTCTTCATGTCCTTGTTTCTCAGAGTGAAAATTAGGGGGCTGAGGAAAGGTGTGATAAGAGTGTAGGGGATAGCCATGAGTGTGTCATCCCTCTCAGTGGTCTCTGGCTTCAAGTAGACAATGGAGGCAAAGCCAAAGTGGATGATGACCACAGTGAGGTGGGAGGCACAGGTGGAGAaggctttcttcttcccctcagcTGAGGGTATCTTGAAGACAGTAGAGAGAATGAACACATAGGTAAGAAAGATGAATAGGAATGTCCCCAGTAAACCCCATACTGAAATTACTGTGACAATAACCTCTATGACAGCACCATTCAGGCAGGATAACTTGACCACAGCTCTCATGTGGCAGAGGAAGTGTTTTATAAGTTTGGGGCCACAGAATGAGTCTGAAAAGATCAAGGTGGTCTGCACTAAGGAGACAAAGAAGCCACCAGTCCAAGCTAAGGCCACAAGATATCCACATATTGTGCTGGTCATGAGTACTGGGTAGCGGAGAGGATTGCAGATGGCCAAGAACCGGTCATAACCCATTACTGTCAGAATGATGCAGTTGGTGCCACCAAGAccatggaaaaaaaacatttggagTCCACATCCCAGGATAGAAATGGTTCTACTCTTGGTTAGCAGGTCTACCAGCATTTTAGGAACAATGGCTAATGTGTAGCAagtctcagagaaagaaagagcactgAGGAAGAGATACATGGGAGTGTGCAGGGCTTGGTCTACCAAGGTGAGGGCCATTATTGCCAGGTTTCCACTGAGGGtgagaagataaagaaagaagaagaaaacaaagaggacAACTTGCCAGTCTGGGTAGACAGAGAAGCCAACAAAGACAAATTCTTCCAGGAGTGTCTGATTTACTCTCATTGCTCCGAGGTTTAGAaagctaaaagaaataatgagataGTTACAGAttcaatcaattttttttaacttacattCTCATAGATGGGAACTAAAATGCTGATAATCTAATATACATTTTcctttagatttaaaaaaaaaacaatgtataCGATTTAGGAGCTAATTTCCAGgttaaattttgttttactcaggtcaatgaagaaaaaaaaaagatttcttttgggTGTTGCTGATGTCAGGTGATGGAGGAAGGGTCCAAAAACATCCTAAGGGATGGAGGAAGCAAGCTCTGGGATTCAACACTAGGTCTTGAACCTTCCCTATCACACAAGTTCCAAAACATTATTACTCTGTATAGACATAAAAAACCCAAGGACAGAGTTTCATACAATCACAATTTATCAGTAAATAACACAATAAATCAGCATACTTTAAGTgcatattatgtgccagataggatactaagctctggggatacaaatgaatgtaaaaatagtccctgtcatCAAAGGGTTTGGACTCAATGCCCGCTAAGGACCCTTAtggctatgattctatgactttggTTCTCTAAGATTTTGGATACCAAAAATAATTCTGTATACTTCTTTTCTTTACAGGTGTGGGGAGGAGAGCATATAATAAAGCTTCATGTAGGAGAAGGATTTGTTCTGAGCCTAGAAGGAAGGTAGAATTTTAAGAAGGTGGAGCTGATAGACTCAGGGAAATTTCAGACAGATAACAAAGGAAGCAAAATAGGAGAAATAGGACACTGTAGACTATATCTGAGGTGTTCCATTTTGACTAAAGTTTGGCTAGACTATGGATAggagagtagaaggaaagaagggtgaCTAGGTAAATGAGAAGCTTTGTGGAAGGTCTCCAATTTCAGGCTAAGGATTTTAAATATTAGTTTGTGGGTCACAGAGTTTTTACACAatgggtgacatgatcagagttGTTATTTAGAAAGGTAGCTCTTGACAATGGAAGGATAGACTGGAAGATGGAGACATTAAAAGTAGGATTAAATTATTGCAATAGTATAGATGAGATGCAAGGAGTATATGAACTAAAGGGATGTCGCTTAGAGTGGAAATGGGAGACACATATAAGAGTTATTGAAGAAGTAAAAGTAATATGACTTGGCAAGTTGTTTGATGTGGGAGATAGGTGAGGTAGGATGAAGCAAATATGTTTTCAAGGTTATGATAACGAGAAACTGAAACAATTGTATTACTattaaacaagcaaacaaacaaaaaaaggaattccagtggaggaggggagggaagtgatgACTTTGGTTGTAAATTTAAGGTGCTGTTGGGATACCCAATAGCAATATTCATCAGGCCTTTGGAAATATGGGAATGAAGATTGAAAAAGAGGGCAGGGCTGGAGATATGATTCAAGGAGACATCTGCATAGAAGAGATAATTCAATCCCAGATGTAGTCAAGATAACcaaagggtgggggggagaggaaaggaaggagaggagggaggggagagagagaggaagagaaaagaagaaaggaaaagggaggatgaAACCCAGACCTAAATTTTTGGACACAGAAAGAGGAGCAATAATAGTTTTGAAGTGTACAGTGTACTTTTCTTCCATTATCTATTGATCTTCACCACAGATTTGGAAGGTATTTACTCCCAgtgttattatcctaattttaggAATCAGAAAATGaccttcagagaggttaagtgacttgtccataatcATGTTGATGGTTGGGAGACAAGTttcaggaaccccaagactggagttcccagacagggcaGTTGAAGGGGAGTACgcctcaaggacctgagtactaGAGAtggttggggccatctggaatgaattcatggactcaagcattctttaggtcaaggtggcaaagatttattatgctttcaagtgggcaagagttcttacgGAACTTGCAAActtacaggggtgcaggtaaagtttatatagatATTTTTGGgtaaaacattttccaaatatcCTAATT
It encodes the following:
- the LOC118846883 gene encoding olfactory receptor 10X1-like, encoding MRVNQTLLEEFVFVGFSVYPDWQVVLFVFFFFLYLLTLSGNLAIMALTLVDQALHTPMYLFLSALSFSETCYTLAIVPKMLVDLLTKSRTISILGCGLQMFFFHGLGGTNCIILTVMGYDRFLAICNPLRYPVLMTSTICGYLVALAWTGGFFVSLVQTTLIFSDSFCGPKLIKHFLCHMRAVVKLSCLNGAVIEVIVTVISVWGLLGTFLFIFLTYVFILSTVFKIPSAEGKKKAFSTCASHLTVVIIHFGFASIVYLKPETTERDDTLMAIPYTLITPFLSPLIFTLRNKDMKNALIKMLSNKGVLTKSSCVITIGGQHQEGSKVFTLKPVV